The sequence TCCCTATGCGCAACGCTTCCTCAATCTTCTCTTCACTCGCACCCCACGTTAGTGGAGTCATATGGATAAGTGGAACGAGAAGTCCTTCGGGCAATTCAAATGTATACGTCACTCGCTCCGATTGAACGTCATCAAAGTGTTCCGCAAACCGGCCGACCGGGTCTGACTCTTCTTTTTGCGGCTTGCCTTCATAGAACACTTCCCGCAACTCTTTTAAATAGCCACTTTCCGGGACGACTTTCAATACAGTACCACCTGGTTTCAGAAGTCTAGTGAACTCCGCAAAATTGGCTGGTGACAATACGTTCAGGATGACATCGATCTGTTCATCTCGAAACGGCATCGCTGCAAGATCCGCCACGCTCCAGACGAAACCTGGATAGTTTTTTGACGCAGCCACAATTCCTTCCTTCGCGAGGTCGATGCCGATACCGACAATTCGGGATTCCAATTGTGCATGAATCGTGGATAAATGCGTGCCTTCCCCGCAACCTGCATCCAGTACAACGGGGTTGTCCACATCTACAATTTGTTGCTTTATTAAATGAAAAAGTTTTTGAATCACTGGCGCAAAAAAGCCACTACTCATTACAGCCGTACGTGCTTCAAATAGTG is a genomic window of Sporosarcina oncorhynchi containing:
- a CDS encoding putative RNA methyltransferase, with protein sequence MKLSKKMQNVKVMERNAGLFSCPICSASMQMADQASLVCENGHSFDLAKSGYVNLAPQAHMTKYDKSLFEARTAVMSSGFFAPVIQKLFHLIKQQIVDVDNPVVLDAGCGEGTHLSTIHAQLESRIVGIGIDLAKEGIVAASKNYPGFVWSVADLAAMPFRDEQIDVILNVLSPANFAEFTRLLKPGGTVLKVVPESGYLKELREVFYEGKPQKEESDPVGRFAEHFDDVQSERVTYTFELPEGLLVPLIHMTPLTWGASEEKIEEALRIGIREITIDLRVIWGIRR